One Cytophagia bacterium CHB2 genomic window, GATACTCGATGTTGCATAACAACCCTCCGTGTTAGGACAGGAGATAGAGAATTTAACCTCAGTCTTTTTGACTCACATAACTGCATCAAAACACAGCGAAACAATTATATCGGGAGACTCACCTCCTTCACCTTGTTTGTAAACGCTTTAATTTTAGGTTAATCAAAAGTGAACGTTGGCGGTCATTCATCTTGAAATTCTGTCGAAACTGTTCGTCAAGAGGCATGCAGCATTAAGCTCAAGGTTTCAGGAAGTTTGAGATTTTCTAATGCTGATTACTAAACATGGCACATTAGGACAGTGCCCGGAGCGCCGTTTTCACAAAGCCTGAAAGATTGTGAATGAACGAAGAGGGCAAGGAACGAAATCGTGCTATGAACCGTTTTGTCATTATAATTTTTTTTCGACTAAAACCAGTTCAACCGCCTTTTTGAGGAGAGTATAAAGCCCGTCATCAACCATTAATAAGATTTAAACGATGAACGCGCGTTACACTATGTTATTATGGAGCATCAGAGGGAAATCAGCCAAACGTGTAATAATCAATCATTTTTGCGGCCAATATCTTTGCAACCGCTGCTAAAAAAATTGGCCTTTTTGGCGCATGGGGTTTGGCCGGATTTGGGGAATTTTAGAAATTTACGTTGCCGGTGTGAAACAAGCGCTGCGGCGTTGTTGGCGGCTGCCGGAGTCCAGCCCGGCTCAAATCGGAGGCGCGCCGCGCAGCTTTTAACCGCCCGCACAGGAAGGTATCTCAGTTTTGCGGGCAAAAAGCTTTCGGAACACTATGCAAAAATCCCATCGAAGAGTCAAGCGGATAAGGTTTGACATTCAAATTCGGCAAGACTCAGCCGCGGCTTGACCATCCAGAGACGACACACGGCAAAACCAACCAGGGTTTCCGGTTTTCATAATCACATTCCATTCGAGAGTAGCAGGAACGTGCTTTCGAATGCCAAGAAAATTCGCCTGAAGCGCAATGAAATTTGCGTGCGCGCCATTAAATTGTTAAGGCTTGATTCATACCGGTTCTTTATCGTACACTATTTTTCAACGTGCGCGCTTCAGGAATTCCGTTTCCCCTCTGCGCAGGACTCTGGCAAAAGGCCAGACAAGCGCTGTGTGATTGCCAGACGATTCGACCGTGCTCACCGCTCATAACCAAGGGCAAGCCACTCAGCCCCCTTCACCCCTCGGAGGATAGAATGCACATTATCGGCATGCATATCTTGGACGTTGCTATCATCATTTCGTATTTCGTGATCATGATTTGGATTGGCAAACGCCTGCAGGAACGCATGCGAACGACCGAGGAATACTTCATCGGCGGCCGGCGGATGGGAAGGCTCTATCAATTCTTCCTGAACTTTGGCGCTTCCACCGACGCCAGCCAGGCCGCGGCTCTCTCGCGCGAAATTTACCGCCAGGGCATTGCCGGCATGTGGATTCAATACCTGGTTTTGTTCCTGACCCCGTTCTACTGGTTCACCTCGATGCTGTTTCGCCGCGCCCGCCTCATCACCATCGGCGATTTTTTCACGGAACGCTTCGAAAGCAAATTTTTGGGCGGCGCCTTTGCGGTGTTCACGATTGTCATGGCCTTGTTCGGCACGGCCGTCGGCTATCTTGTCTCTGCCAAGACCTTCATGGCGCTTACCCCCAAACCGGCGCATGAGTTTACCGTCGAAGAGAAACTGCGCGTCGAATCCTATCACGAGTTCAATCAACTGCGGGGCTTGTATCTCGACGGGCGTTTGCCCGACGAGCAAAAGACGCGCTATCAAGAATTGCGTAACATGGATAGTCAGGGTAAACTCGGCGCGTTTGTATCGTATGTCGATCCGGTGTATTTCTACTTTTTGTATGGCAGTATTGTGTGCATTTATGTATTGCTGGGCGGCTTTACCGCTGCGGCCATGACCGACGTGGTGCAAGGCGTGCTCATGATCATATTTTCCTGCATTCTCATTCCATTTGGCATTTATAAAATTGGAGGATTCTCCGGCCTGCACGCCGCTGTGCCGGAACACATGTTTTGGCTGTTCGGAACCGAAGCGTTGAGTGAGTATGCCTGGTACACCATTGCCGCCATGTCATTTGCCAATCTTGTCTCCATCGTGGCCGTGGGCACCGGTATGCAGGTCATGGGGTCTGCTACAAACGAGAAGACTGCGCGTTTTGGCATCATTGGCGGCATGATGTTCAAGCGCGTGATGATGATTTTCTGGGCGCTGGCCGGCTTGCTGGCCATTGGGTTGTACGCGGGACAACTGAACGATCCCGACTTGATTTGGGGCTACATGACAAAACAATTGCTCGGCCCCGGTTTTATCGGCATTATGATGATCGGTGTGCTTGCCGCCAATATGTCCTCGCTCGACGTGCAATCCGTTTCGCTGGCAGCATTATTCGTGCATCAGGTTTACAAGCCGCTGTTTCCGCACAAATCTGAGGAGCATTATTTGTTCGTGAGCCGCATCATCATTTTTCTTACGATTTTTGGTGGCATCGGCATGGCGCTTTACGTCAAGAACTTGTTGGAACTGTTCAAATATTTCATCAGCATGCCTGCCATTTTTGGCGCGGCAATTTGGCTGGGATTCATGTGGCGCCGCCTGAGCAAAACCGCGGTAACGATTCAAATCTTCGTCTCGTTTCTCATCATCGTGATCATTCCCAATGTGTTTAGCTCGTGGGACGCGACACGCAGCTATGCGCCCTTTCTCAAACAAACGCAGGAACGCCAAATCGTGGTCGAAACCAAGGCGCTGCGCGCAGATGTGGAAGCCGGCCTGGCACAGCACGCAGGCGAACGCATCACCAAAACGCGGATGGTTCCGCCCTATCCCCTGTTCTTCGATCGCATCACGCGCGAAGACCCCGCCGACCCCAATTCACGCCTGCTCGGGGTGGGCCGCTTCAACGCGGAATTGTGGGTGTTGAGCTGGTTCGGCATCAATTTTTCCGGCTTCAACAAGGCGCAGCTTGAAGCCACACGCTTTGCTTTTGATGCGATTTTCCCGCTTTTATGTTTGATTGTGCTGAGCTATTTCAGCAAGCCGGCCAGCCGCAAAACGCTGGATTACTTTTTTGCCAAAGTGCACACCCCCATCCAACCCACGCCTGAAGAAGATCAGCGCAAGGTGGAGGAGAATGCCGCGCACATGCATCATTTCGAGTCGCGCAAGCTGTTCCCCAAAACCCACTGGGAGCTGCACAAACCGATGAAAATGGATTATATCGGTTTCTTCGGCACGTGGGCTTTGGTTGCACTAATCATTTTATTGCTGTGGTTTGTCGTTAATATCGGTGCGTAACCACGGGTTTACGCGCTCATGCCTTATCACATTAATTCAGCCGATCGGCCAATCGTGTCATTCCAAGAGAATCCTGTGAAGTGCTTGAAGCCGTACTGGAATCCTCACGAGGTTTGCGTGCGAATGCATTTTCATATGATTCAGCCGAGCACGCAATCCTGTCATTCCGACAGAATCTTGTGAAGGCCTTGAGGGCGTGCTGGAATCTTCACAAAATCCTTTCAGGATGACAGATCGGGACAAAACAAAAATGGAAAACCTATGCAAAAAAAATTTCGCCTCCACCGCCTCTTCGGCAAAACCGGCAAATGCCTGGATGTTGCCCTCGATCACGGCTTTTTCAATGAAGTGAGTTTCTTGAGCGGCATCGAAAATATTGAAAAAGCCATTCATGCCCTTGCCGCCGCACAACCCGATGCCATTCAACTCACTGTCGGCCAGGCGGAAATTCTGCAAAGCATTCCCGGCAAAGACAAGCCGGCGCTGGTGCTGCGCACCGACATCGCGAACTGCTACAATGCCAAAGTGCATGAAGTCTTGTTCAGTTGTGTGATTGCCGACGCCGTCGAGCAGGCGCTGGTGCTGGATGCTGCGTGCGTGGTGGTGAATCTGCTGATCCTGCCGAACCAGCCCGATCTGCACCGCCAGTGTGTTGAAAACGTCTCCCGCTTGAAGCCGATTTGCGAGCGCTACGGCATGCCGCTGATGGTGGAGCCGCTGGTGATGCGCCCCAATGAAGAAAAGGGCGGCTATCAAGTTGATGGCGAT contains:
- a CDS encoding sodium:solute symporter family protein, whose product is MHIIGMHILDVAIIISYFVIMIWIGKRLQERMRTTEEYFIGGRRMGRLYQFFLNFGASTDASQAAALSREIYRQGIAGMWIQYLVLFLTPFYWFTSMLFRRARLITIGDFFTERFESKFLGGAFAVFTIVMALFGTAVGYLVSAKTFMALTPKPAHEFTVEEKLRVESYHEFNQLRGLYLDGRLPDEQKTRYQELRNMDSQGKLGAFVSYVDPVYFYFLYGSIVCIYVLLGGFTAAAMTDVVQGVLMIIFSCILIPFGIYKIGGFSGLHAAVPEHMFWLFGTEALSEYAWYTIAAMSFANLVSIVAVGTGMQVMGSATNEKTARFGIIGGMMFKRVMMIFWALAGLLAIGLYAGQLNDPDLIWGYMTKQLLGPGFIGIMMIGVLAANMSSLDVQSVSLAALFVHQVYKPLFPHKSEEHYLFVSRIIIFLTIFGGIGMALYVKNLLELFKYFISMPAIFGAAIWLGFMWRRLSKTAVTIQIFVSFLIIVIIPNVFSSWDATRSYAPFLKQTQERQIVVETKALRADVEAGLAQHAGERITKTRMVPPYPLFFDRITREDPADPNSRLLGVGRFNAELWVLSWFGINFSGFNKAQLEATRFAFDAIFPLLCLIVLSYFSKPASRKTLDYFFAKVHTPIQPTPEEDQRKVEENAAHMHHFESRKLFPKTHWELHKPMKMDYIGFFGTWALVALIILLLWFVVNIGA
- a CDS encoding aldolase — protein: MQKKFRLHRLFGKTGKCLDVALDHGFFNEVSFLSGIENIEKAIHALAAAQPDAIQLTVGQAEILQSIPGKDKPALVLRTDIANCYNAKVHEVLFSCVIADAVEQALVLDAACVVVNLLILPNQPDLHRQCVENVSRLKPICERYGMPLMVEPLVMRPNEEKGGYQVDGDLNKILPLVRQACELGADIIKADPCDEVSQYHRVIEIAGRPVLPRGGGKASEREVLQRTYELMQQGASGIVYGRNIIQHEKPVHMTRALMAIVHEGVNVEQAMAIIKG